In Paenibacillus sonchi, a single genomic region encodes these proteins:
- a CDS encoding ABC transporter substrate-binding protein — MSKNVDEASFKAFQLDGKQYAIPVGNKPNSAEFYSALVRQDLLEEAGMTQVTSLKELEQFYDKVHAIHPELIGYANTDARRILQYDYTDKNLFWQNDFIALDESAKDDKIISWFETEEFKKYANLMRGWYEKGIIPKYAATNVPQLQSDWNSGKAMFWAGTAARPFEGAATISQAVPEAKLVNYFLGSGRPKISRGTYSTAFFVSTAAKDPERYVMFFNLLQKNQELYDLFAYGIKGTDYTVDENGRLTKINTDSLIPDWLLMNKNFIRFDNTVPDEFIAEYKAWDDGAIISKGAGFNFDNTPVKNEETKLNGVFTEYLAPIGSGFSDYDTAFPKALDRLKAAGIDKYIAEYQKQFSEWYAKQK; from the coding sequence TTGAGTAAAAATGTCGACGAGGCCTCCTTCAAGGCCTTTCAACTAGATGGGAAGCAGTATGCAATTCCAGTCGGCAATAAGCCGAATTCTGCGGAGTTCTACAGCGCGCTGGTCAGACAGGATCTGCTGGAGGAAGCCGGCATGACGCAGGTCACCTCGCTGAAGGAACTGGAGCAGTTCTATGATAAGGTGCATGCCATTCATCCCGAACTGATCGGGTACGCCAACACCGATGCCCGCCGGATTCTGCAATATGATTACACGGACAAAAACCTGTTTTGGCAAAATGATTTTATTGCCCTGGACGAGTCTGCGAAAGATGATAAAATCATCAGCTGGTTTGAAACCGAGGAGTTCAAGAAGTATGCGAACCTGATGCGCGGCTGGTATGAAAAAGGAATCATCCCGAAATATGCCGCCACCAATGTTCCGCAGCTGCAGTCTGACTGGAACTCCGGCAAAGCGATGTTCTGGGCCGGTACAGCGGCACGCCCTTTTGAAGGGGCGGCAACGATTTCACAAGCAGTGCCTGAGGCCAAGCTGGTCAATTATTTCCTTGGCAGCGGCCGGCCAAAAATCAGCCGCGGCACGTACAGCACCGCCTTCTTCGTCTCTACCGCAGCCAAAGACCCTGAGCGCTATGTGATGTTTTTCAATCTGCTGCAAAAAAACCAGGAGCTGTACGACTTGTTCGCCTACGGGATAAAGGGAACGGATTATACGGTGGACGAGAACGGGCGTCTGACCAAAATAAACACCGATTCGCTGATCCCCGACTGGCTGCTGATGAACAAAAACTTCATCCGTTTTGACAACACCGTTCCGGACGAATTCATCGCTGAATACAAGGCTTGGGACGATGGGGCAATCATTTCCAAGGGTGCCGGCTTCAACTTTGACAATACACCGGTCAAGAATGAAGAAACGAAGCTGAACGGCGTATTCACGGAATACCTCGCACCCATCGGCAGCGGCTTCAGCGATTATGACACCGCCTTCCCCAAAGCGCTGGACAGGCTTAAAGCAGCGGGGATTGATAAATACATCGCTGAATATCAGAAACAATTTTCCGAATGGTACGCCAAGCAGAAGTAA
- a CDS encoding helix-turn-helix transcriptional regulator produces MMSIAASGGAYCVCVLTLLESEPSEGSGQTFGEGIEQIELAFSELAAVQSFHPHQGTAVLILSELRSGSFDDYALFRGKWEDIAARLQHSDVSCALGISGLTDDLHLLRAKYNEAADSLQYIKFHVHQNIIFADDTIHLNSSPMPDSALEPVLQAVRQTELSGHIPQAVERLLAVACSYRAESATIALARLAFELSRTAELNADVQQSGFLDNYQRIWQIQSYDKLLHWIVDSCNTALERIASMSAVQTKSIAVEAICYIRDHYDDSRLSLNALADKLSLSPAYLSRLIADEVNCSFPDFVNLLRLEQAQMLLVTELSLDIREIAEKVGYNSSTYFTTQFKKRFGVTPSKWRMNHILQKQESS; encoded by the coding sequence ATGATGAGCATAGCCGCTTCCGGGGGAGCATATTGTGTATGCGTACTAACTTTGCTGGAGTCCGAACCATCTGAAGGCTCCGGGCAGACCTTCGGGGAGGGCATTGAGCAGATTGAACTGGCCTTCTCCGAACTTGCGGCCGTTCAATCCTTCCATCCGCATCAGGGAACTGCTGTGCTTATTCTAAGTGAGCTGAGAAGCGGCAGCTTTGACGATTACGCCTTGTTCCGCGGCAAATGGGAGGACATTGCAGCCCGGCTTCAGCATTCAGATGTCAGCTGCGCCTTAGGAATCAGCGGACTGACGGATGATTTACACCTGCTGAGGGCCAAATACAACGAGGCTGCGGACAGTCTGCAGTATATTAAATTTCATGTACACCAGAACATCATCTTTGCGGATGATACCATCCATCTCAACAGCAGCCCCATGCCTGACAGCGCCCTTGAACCGGTGCTGCAAGCCGTTAGGCAGACGGAGCTTTCGGGCCATATTCCGCAGGCGGTGGAACGATTGCTGGCCGTAGCCTGCAGTTACCGCGCCGAGTCAGCCACCATCGCTTTGGCGAGACTGGCCTTTGAGCTCAGCCGCACGGCTGAGCTTAATGCAGACGTTCAGCAATCCGGCTTTCTAGATAATTACCAGCGCATCTGGCAGATTCAAAGCTATGACAAGCTGCTGCATTGGATTGTAGACAGCTGTAATACCGCCCTTGAGCGGATTGCCAGCATGAGCGCTGTACAGACCAAGAGCATTGCTGTAGAAGCCATTTGTTACATCAGGGATCATTATGACGACTCCAGACTCTCCCTTAATGCGCTTGCCGACAAGCTGTCGCTAAGCCCCGCTTATCTCAGCAGGCTGATTGCCGACGAGGTCAACTGCAGCTTTCCCGATTTCGTTAACCTGCTGCGCCTGGAGCAGGCACAGATGTTATTAGTCACTGAGCTTAGCTTAGATATCCGGGAAATTGCAGAGAAGGTGGGCTACAATAGCAGCACTTATTTTACAACCCAGTTTAAAAAGCGTTTTGGGGTTACCCCCTCCAAATGGAGAATGAATCATATTCTGCAGAAACAGGAATCCTCCTGA
- a CDS encoding YheC/YheD family protein: MNKIKSRLSCSYIHVYNERVIVFTPGDVHVSKDQIHALVYDVKSGTWSRKWRSFPNMIYDRCRIQRSKRFEQLLRFRARYGHLTFLNRPLRNKWTVYQTFSQKSRFRQHMPETLLYQSSADLHRILKSSPVVYVKPASGTGGRGILRIERLKEGKSLYDIQGRRLSRQIIAPRKVTLTRLESIVHQWCLGGRFLVQQGIPLRLPSGRYHDYRMLVQKNGQGVWELTGMAGRVGAARSVTSNLHGGGHAIRAEILLKQWLGSQEKAEKTMKTAEKLGLDAAAYLEDSFGTLCELALDLAINREGQIYVLEVNPKPAREVFSRSGDSSTYRKALTRPLEYAMWVYKNKNAPSPAKVVGD, translated from the coding sequence GTGAATAAAATAAAGAGCCGTTTAAGCTGTTCCTACATACATGTCTATAATGAACGTGTTATTGTGTTTACACCCGGTGATGTGCACGTCAGCAAGGATCAGATTCATGCACTTGTGTATGACGTTAAAAGCGGAACATGGTCGCGCAAATGGCGCTCTTTTCCGAATATGATCTATGACCGCTGCCGGATTCAGCGCAGCAAGCGGTTCGAGCAGCTGCTGCGCTTCCGCGCGCGCTACGGCCATCTGACCTTTCTGAACCGGCCGCTGCGCAATAAATGGACCGTGTACCAGACCTTCTCGCAAAAAAGCCGGTTCCGGCAGCATATGCCGGAAACCTTGTTATACCAGTCTTCCGCCGATCTGCACCGGATACTGAAATCCAGCCCGGTCGTCTATGTCAAGCCGGCCAGCGGAACAGGCGGGCGCGGCATCCTGCGGATTGAGCGGCTGAAGGAAGGCAAGTCCCTATACGATATCCAGGGACGCCGCCTGAGCCGGCAGATCATCGCCCCCCGCAAGGTCACGCTCACCCGCCTGGAGTCCATTGTGCACCAGTGGTGCCTCGGCGGGCGGTTCCTCGTGCAGCAGGGCATCCCGCTGCGCCTGCCCAGCGGACGCTACCACGACTACCGCATGCTGGTGCAAAAGAACGGCCAGGGCGTGTGGGAGCTGACCGGCATGGCCGGCCGCGTAGGCGCCGCCCGCAGCGTCACCTCCAATCTCCACGGCGGCGGCCACGCCATCCGCGCAGAGATTCTGCTGAAGCAATGGCTCGGCAGCCAGGAAAAGGCCGAGAAAACGATGAAGACCGCCGAGAAGCTGGGCCTCGACGCCGCAGCCTATCTGGAGGACAGCTTCGGTACCCTCTGCGAGCTGGCCCTGGACCTCGCCATTAACCGCGAGGGCCAGATCTACGTGCTGGAGGTCAACCCCAAGCCCGCCCGCGAGGTCTTCTCCCGCTCCGGCGACAGCAGCACTTACCGCAAAGCGTTAACGCGCCCGCTGGAGTATGCGATGTGGGTGTATAAGAACAAAAATGCGCCGAGTCCGGCGAAGGTGGTTGGGGACTGA
- a CDS encoding carbohydrate ABC transporter permease, with product MLNTENKGLLIFFYCCIAIFSAICLVPFILAVSGSLSTESRIAAEGYSFWPRGFTFETYEFLFGSKAQQILRAYSMSVIVTVLGTVSAVLVTTAYAYVISVKSFRLKNFFAFFAYFTMLFSGGTLPWYLLSTKYYHLGDTLIGLFIPYVLSVFLMFLMANYFRSIPHEIVESAQIDGAGHLRIFFSIMIPLGRVGLVTISLFYALQFWNDFYLPLMLVTDQKLYTIQYLMYNMMANIQFLASGNAAQVGGAIIAPPLETAKMAMTCLTVLPIAILYPFLQRFFVKGIIVGSVKG from the coding sequence ATGCTAAATACCGAAAACAAAGGCCTGCTCATTTTCTTTTATTGCTGTATAGCTATATTTTCAGCCATCTGTCTGGTGCCGTTTATTCTGGCCGTATCCGGCTCATTATCCACCGAATCCCGAATCGCTGCGGAAGGATATTCGTTCTGGCCCAGAGGCTTCACCTTTGAAACATATGAATTCCTGTTTGGCTCCAAGGCGCAGCAGATTCTGCGGGCGTATTCCATGTCGGTGATCGTTACGGTGCTCGGCACCGTGTCGGCCGTACTGGTGACCACCGCTTACGCCTATGTCATATCTGTTAAAAGCTTCCGGCTCAAAAATTTCTTCGCCTTCTTCGCCTATTTCACGATGTTGTTCAGCGGAGGAACGCTGCCATGGTATCTGCTCAGCACCAAATATTATCATTTGGGCGATACTCTTATCGGCCTGTTCATCCCTTATGTGCTCAGTGTTTTTCTGATGTTTCTCATGGCAAACTATTTCCGCAGCATCCCGCATGAAATCGTGGAATCTGCGCAAATCGACGGTGCCGGACATCTGCGGATCTTCTTCAGCATTATGATTCCGCTGGGCCGGGTCGGGCTGGTCACAATCTCGCTTTTTTATGCGCTGCAGTTCTGGAATGATTTCTATCTGCCGCTAATGCTGGTAACGGATCAGAAGCTCTATACGATCCAATATTTAATGTACAACATGATGGCGAACATCCAGTTCCTGGCCTCCGGCAATGCGGCTCAGGTCGGTGGAGCTATCATCGCACCGCCGCTGGAGACAGCCAAAATGGCGATGACCTGCCTGACCGTTTTGCCAATCGCCATATTATATCCTTTTCTCCAGCGCTTTTTTGTCAAAGGCATTATTGTGGGTTCGGTCAAAGGTTAA
- a CDS encoding glycoside hydrolase family 36 protein codes for MDSKRIEIAENGLYLTIEITGEQDVRLLHFGAAPLQDGIIAEKNKPGFRLLELQLSGEDRDEYHGRTHRASYPGLRMVYGGHSDSVNALGRKLEITLTDPVTGITAEQHLQFYTGVQTVRCWTVLKNTGTGEAAVEYVSTFALTGVDKEGSGDRNDKIEVTIAHSGWQSELQWRTYRLPELGMSHLADRGSKRIAASNTGSWSAAELLPMAVLHNKESGTSLFWQIEHNGSWHWELTDQYDQLTLLVSGPTEHDNHWWLKLAPGEEFTSVPVAVGAVQGGFQGAAEQLTAYRRMIRRPNEDNELLRIIFNDYMNCLWGSPTTGKLLPLIDAAADVGCEYFCIDAGWYAPGEWWDGVGQWEPSAERFPEGIKYVLDYIRSKGMIPGLWLELEVMGINSPKLTETDDSWFFMRHGKRVKDRSRYQLDYRNPKVIAHADGVISRLVEQYGVGYIKMDYNINAGIGTETDADSFGDGLLQHNRAYLAWLDSIFARYPNLVIENCSSGGMRMDYAMLSRHSIQSTSDQEDYVQYAAIAAGSPAALTPEQSAVWSYPLREGDDEEVIFNMVNALLLRVHQSGHLAELEPRRRELVKEALDYYKSIRAHIPQATAFWPLGLPDSEGEWVSFGLRHGDTRYLAVWRIAGEAAAVKLPIPELQGQAAEVSCAYPQQHHSDWSWNPSGGVLTVSIPQGKTARLFEIHA; via the coding sequence ATGGACAGCAAGCGCATCGAGATTGCCGAAAACGGACTTTATCTTACGATTGAAATTACAGGGGAGCAGGATGTCCGGCTGCTGCATTTTGGCGCAGCGCCTTTGCAGGACGGAATCATTGCGGAGAAGAACAAGCCGGGGTTCCGGCTGCTGGAGCTGCAGCTCTCGGGAGAGGACCGGGATGAATATCACGGGCGCACGCACCGCGCCTCTTATCCGGGGCTGCGGATGGTGTATGGCGGACACAGCGACAGCGTAAATGCACTTGGCCGCAAGCTGGAAATCACCCTTACTGACCCGGTAACCGGCATAACAGCAGAGCAGCATTTACAGTTCTATACAGGTGTGCAGACGGTCCGCTGCTGGACGGTGCTGAAGAATACAGGCACTGGCGAAGCCGCTGTGGAATATGTCTCGACCTTTGCGCTTACCGGAGTGGACAAAGAAGGCAGCGGCGACCGCAACGACAAAATCGAGGTCACCATCGCCCACAGCGGCTGGCAGAGCGAGCTGCAATGGCGGACCTACCGGCTGCCGGAGCTGGGCATGTCCCATCTGGCCGACCGCGGCTCCAAGCGGATCGCCGCCAGCAACACCGGCTCCTGGTCGGCGGCGGAGCTGCTGCCGATGGCAGTGCTGCACAACAAGGAGAGCGGGACAAGCTTATTCTGGCAGATCGAGCACAATGGCTCCTGGCACTGGGAGCTGACCGATCAGTATGACCAGCTCACCCTGCTGGTCAGCGGGCCGACAGAGCACGACAACCACTGGTGGCTGAAGCTGGCGCCGGGAGAGGAATTTACCTCGGTGCCGGTAGCCGTTGGCGCTGTGCAAGGGGGCTTCCAGGGCGCGGCAGAGCAGCTTACGGCCTACCGGCGGATGATCCGCCGGCCGAATGAAGACAATGAGCTGCTGCGGATTATTTTCAACGACTATATGAACTGTCTGTGGGGAAGCCCCACCACCGGGAAGCTGCTGCCCCTGATCGATGCCGCCGCCGATGTCGGCTGCGAATATTTCTGCATCGATGCAGGCTGGTATGCGCCTGGAGAGTGGTGGGACGGCGTAGGACAATGGGAGCCTTCCGCCGAGCGGTTTCCCGAGGGGATTAAATATGTGCTGGATTATATCCGCAGCAAAGGCATGATTCCCGGGCTCTGGCTGGAGCTGGAGGTCATGGGGATCAACAGTCCGAAGCTCACAGAAACCGACGACAGCTGGTTCTTTATGCGCCACGGCAAGCGGGTCAAGGACCGCAGCCGCTATCAGCTGGATTACCGGAATCCCAAGGTCATTGCCCACGCGGACGGAGTGATTTCAAGATTGGTGGAGCAGTATGGAGTGGGCTATATTAAAATGGACTACAACATCAACGCCGGCATCGGGACGGAAACGGATGCCGACAGCTTCGGCGACGGTCTGCTGCAGCATAACCGGGCATATCTGGCCTGGCTGGACAGCATCTTTGCCCGTTACCCGAATCTTGTAATCGAGAACTGCTCCAGCGGCGGCATGCGCATGGACTATGCCATGCTCAGCCGGCACAGCATCCAGTCCACCAGCGACCAGGAGGATTACGTGCAGTATGCGGCGATTGCCGCAGGTTCTCCGGCGGCCCTGACCCCCGAGCAATCTGCAGTGTGGTCCTATCCGCTGCGCGAGGGCGATGATGAAGAGGTTATCTTCAACATGGTCAATGCGCTGCTGCTCCGTGTGCACCAGAGCGGCCATCTGGCCGAGCTTGAGCCCCGGCGCAGGGAACTGGTGAAGGAAGCGCTGGATTATTACAAATCGATCCGTGCGCATATCCCGCAGGCGACCGCCTTCTGGCCCTTGGGTCTGCCGGACAGCGAAGGCGAGTGGGTGAGCTTTGGCCTGCGCCATGGCGATACCCGCTATCTGGCGGTCTGGCGGATTGCCGGAGAAGCAGCAGCAGTCAAGCTGCCGATTCCTGAGCTGCAGGGCCAGGCAGCAGAAGTAAGCTGCGCATATCCTCAGCAGCATCATTCGGATTGGAGCTGGAACCCGTCCGGGGGTGTGCTGACCGTCTCAATCCCCCAAGGCAAGACGGCCCGGCTTTTTGAGATTCACGCTTGA
- a CDS encoding AbrB/MazE/SpoVT family DNA-binding domain-containing protein, with protein sequence MMKATGIVRKVDELGRIVIPIELRRTMGIDIKDPLEIFVDGEKIILRKYEPTCIFSGSAENLINFKGKMVSKDVLDELIASFDRV encoded by the coding sequence GTGATGAAGGCAACAGGAATAGTAAGAAAAGTGGATGAACTGGGACGTATCGTGATTCCGATTGAACTGCGCAGAACGATGGGAATTGACATAAAAGACCCTCTCGAAATTTTTGTCGACGGTGAAAAGATCATTCTCAGAAAATATGAGCCTACCTGCATCTTCTCCGGCAGTGCAGAAAACCTCATTAACTTCAAAGGCAAAATGGTCAGCAAAGATGTACTGGACGAATTGATTGCCAGCTTCGACCGCGTATAA
- a CDS encoding ABC transporter substrate-binding protein: MKGKRIMALSASLLLAGGLLAGCGGNNTNNAVNNAGGTNKGANAGNTATDSTKPVTINMFTASPEYTDAFNAYIAEYKKVKPNVTINLEIMQADYNTVLKSKIAAGSTPDVFQTTAGGDIDTFAEYSADLTNEPLAAAMTDAVRSNMTSSDGKVLGLPVKGNLFVLMYNKKLLADAGITDVPKTTAELDDAITKLEAKGITPFANAYKEWWVWKHIFQHFVDAAATDAGIDAKTLVGNFIAGDTTFKDHPMLYNNFFNFIDTTIKHGTDKPLERDSNAEVSDFALGKAAFMTGKGAWDEEAIKKITPDFDLGIAGYPVSDKPEQSQIITGADQALRINKDSAVAAQTIEFFNWLYTSEYGKNWFSTVAKVIPPIKDAPMPDLQMPKEMEEILKTEKSGDLSVNYSLDTFHQKFGELMQAYIGGSKTKDQAIDEIQKAWIQFGSAEQ; encoded by the coding sequence ATGAAGGGAAAAAGAATTATGGCTCTATCGGCGAGCCTGCTGCTCGCAGGAGGGCTGCTGGCCGGCTGTGGCGGGAATAACACCAATAATGCCGTTAACAACGCAGGTGGAACAAATAAGGGGGCGAACGCAGGCAATACGGCTACCGACTCAACCAAACCTGTCACGATTAATATGTTCACTGCGTCTCCCGAGTACACCGATGCTTTCAATGCATATATCGCCGAATACAAAAAAGTTAAGCCTAATGTGACCATCAACCTGGAAATTATGCAGGCCGACTACAATACAGTGCTCAAATCAAAAATTGCCGCAGGCAGCACACCGGATGTTTTCCAGACTACCGCCGGCGGAGACATTGATACCTTTGCTGAATACAGTGCCGACCTGACCAATGAGCCGCTGGCAGCCGCCATGACCGATGCGGTCCGCTCCAATATGACCTCCTCCGACGGCAAAGTGCTTGGACTTCCGGTCAAAGGCAATCTGTTTGTACTGATGTATAACAAAAAGCTGCTTGCCGATGCAGGCATAACTGACGTTCCAAAAACCACAGCCGAGCTGGACGATGCCATCACTAAGCTGGAAGCCAAGGGAATTACACCGTTCGCCAATGCCTATAAAGAGTGGTGGGTCTGGAAGCACATCTTCCAGCACTTCGTGGATGCGGCTGCTACAGACGCCGGAATTGACGCCAAGACACTTGTAGGCAACTTTATCGCCGGAGACACCACCTTCAAGGATCATCCGATGCTGTACAACAACTTCTTCAACTTCATTGACACTACGATAAAACACGGAACAGACAAGCCGCTGGAACGCGACAGCAATGCTGAAGTCAGCGACTTTGCTCTTGGCAAAGCGGCATTTATGACCGGTAAAGGCGCATGGGATGAAGAAGCCATCAAAAAAATCACCCCTGACTTTGATCTCGGCATCGCCGGATATCCGGTCAGTGACAAGCCGGAGCAATCGCAGATTATCACCGGCGCCGATCAGGCGCTGCGCATTAACAAGGATTCCGCTGTAGCCGCACAGACCATTGAATTCTTCAACTGGCTGTATACGTCCGAATACGGCAAGAACTGGTTCTCCACGGTGGCCAAAGTCATTCCGCCAATCAAGGATGCTCCAATGCCTGACCTGCAAATGCCTAAGGAAATGGAAGAAATCCTCAAAACCGAGAAATCCGGCGACCTGTCGGTCAACTATTCTCTGGATACCTTCCACCAGAAATTCGGCGAGCTGATGCAGGCCTATATCGGCGGCAGCAAAACCAAGGATCAGGCCATCGACGAAATCCAAAAAGCCTGGATTCAATTCGGTTCCGCTGAACAATAA
- a CDS encoding HAD family hydrolase has translation MQNTTEGLGHHMSTKLKKPEAIIFDMDGTLFQTESLLLPAYHKMFDILRAEGLYAGPTPPEERILSSLGMLLSQIWKNVMPDAGEAVHRRADELLLQLEVEGLEAGGTLLYPKVTETLAALHERGVKLFVASNGLEDYIHSIVVVHELKELFDGLYSAGGQGTATKTELLRILLDEHGIKEAWMVGDRSSDVEAGKGNGQTVIGCAYAGFGRQDELKGSDVIISSFDELIGLYDNSTV, from the coding sequence ATGCAGAACACTACAGAAGGGCTGGGTCATCACATGAGTACGAAATTGAAGAAGCCGGAAGCGATTATTTTTGATATGGACGGAACGTTGTTCCAGACAGAAAGTCTGCTGTTGCCCGCTTATCATAAAATGTTTGACATTTTGCGGGCGGAGGGTCTGTACGCAGGACCCACTCCACCGGAGGAACGGATTCTCAGCAGTCTGGGCATGCTGCTGTCCCAAATCTGGAAGAATGTCATGCCGGATGCCGGTGAGGCTGTGCACCGCCGCGCGGATGAGCTGCTGCTGCAGCTGGAAGTCGAGGGGCTGGAGGCAGGCGGCACACTGCTGTACCCTAAGGTTACCGAGACACTTGCGGCGCTTCATGAGCGCGGAGTCAAGCTGTTCGTAGCGAGCAACGGACTGGAAGACTACATTCACAGTATTGTAGTGGTGCACGAGCTGAAAGAGCTGTTTGACGGCCTGTATAGCGCCGGCGGACAGGGCACTGCTACCAAAACCGAGCTGCTGCGCATCCTGCTGGATGAGCACGGCATCAAGGAGGCTTGGATGGTCGGTGACCGTTCATCCGATGTCGAGGCAGGCAAAGGCAACGGGCAGACGGTAATTGGCTGCGCCTATGCAGGCTTCGGACGCCAGGATGAGCTGAAAGGGTCGGATGTTATCATTTCCTCATTTGATGAGCTGATTGGCCTCTACGACAACAGCACGGTGTAA
- a CDS encoding ABC transporter permease: MMQEATPETQGRLSPGIRAARAKSFRKSLKKDSTLYLLALPGIVILILFAYLPMSGLILVFKNYNFNDGIFGSPWAGFSNFEFFFSSMEDSLRATRNTVMLNALYMLTGTFFSVAIAIILNELRSKWFIKITQSVMFFPYFISWIIIGAILFSLLDYDKGIMNQLLQTLGISQVDWYSSPWLFVIILVLANIWKSAGYGAIIYYAVLQGIDTSYYEAAKIDGASRWQIITRITVPMLIPSIILMTLLGIGGMLKGDLSMIMGVTFLNPLLLPTTDIIDVYVYRTAIRSGEFGFASAITLYQSVFGFILVLVANKLAGWYDKDSKLF; the protein is encoded by the coding sequence ATGATGCAAGAGGCTACACCGGAAACACAGGGACGGCTAAGTCCGGGAATCAGGGCGGCCAGAGCCAAAAGCTTCCGTAAATCCCTTAAGAAGGACAGCACACTATACCTGCTCGCTCTTCCGGGGATCGTCATTCTGATTCTTTTTGCTTATCTGCCGATGAGCGGTCTGATTCTGGTCTTTAAGAATTACAACTTCAACGACGGCATCTTCGGCAGCCCGTGGGCCGGCTTCTCCAACTTCGAGTTTTTCTTCTCCAGCATGGAAGACTCTCTCAGGGCTACACGCAACACGGTCATGCTAAATGCGCTATATATGCTGACCGGTACGTTTTTTTCAGTGGCCATCGCTATTATCCTGAACGAGCTGCGCAGCAAGTGGTTTATCAAAATCACGCAGAGCGTCATGTTTTTTCCGTACTTTATTTCTTGGATTATTATCGGGGCAATTCTGTTCTCCCTGCTGGATTATGACAAAGGCATTATGAACCAGCTGCTCCAAACGCTCGGCATCTCCCAGGTCGACTGGTATTCCAGCCCTTGGCTGTTCGTCATCATTCTAGTGCTGGCGAATATCTGGAAAAGCGCCGGCTACGGCGCCATCATCTATTATGCGGTCCTGCAAGGCATCGACACTTCCTATTATGAAGCCGCAAAAATCGACGGTGCCTCCAGATGGCAGATTATTACCAGGATTACGGTGCCAATGCTTATTCCGTCGATCATTCTAATGACGCTGCTGGGCATCGGGGGCATGCTGAAAGGCGATCTCAGCATGATTATGGGAGTAACCTTCCTGAATCCGCTGCTTCTGCCTACTACCGACATTATCGATGTGTATGTATACCGCACAGCCATCCGTTCCGGAGAATTCGGCTTTGCTTCAGCGATCACGCTCTATCAATCCGTCTTTGGCTTCATTCTGGTTCTGGTAGCCAACAAGCTGGCTGGCTGGTATGACAAGGACAGCAAACTATTCTAG
- a CDS encoding glycosyltransferase produces the protein MKKLIKLPESRKLTIAQVISNYPNAQPVPSIKGGTEKIVYELTEELVRRGHKVYLFAALGSRSRAKLITYPKGLRHESIARFVLKKLPERVDIIHDHTFRSALGVTNPKVPTVCTVHIPVKRRIKYPVYVSKRARRLMGNNKGFCVYNGINTREYEFSTEKHLYLLYIGRIIRNKGVLQAIQVAERTGKTLIIAGPVKASRFFEREVKPRIRNNPNIHYVGPVGGKMKQQLIKHAECVLFPTLWEEPFGLVLVESLGCGTPVLALRNGAVPEVLSGFPNLVCNNISEMAVKVRQKKYPSPHLLRAYVQKHFTNKQMTDSYLRIYHEVIQRESGMKKF, from the coding sequence ATGAAAAAGCTGATTAAGCTTCCGGAAAGCAGAAAATTAACCATCGCACAAGTGATTTCGAACTATCCAAACGCACAGCCGGTCCCTTCCATCAAAGGGGGGACTGAAAAAATTGTTTATGAGCTGACGGAAGAGCTGGTTAGACGAGGGCATAAGGTCTATTTATTTGCAGCTCTAGGGAGCAGGAGCAGGGCAAAGCTTATTACCTATCCTAAGGGGCTCCGCCATGAAAGCATAGCAAGATTTGTGCTGAAAAAATTACCTGAGCGGGTTGATATTATCCATGACCATACTTTCCGTTCCGCGCTTGGCGTAACTAATCCTAAGGTTCCAACGGTATGCACTGTGCATATCCCGGTCAAACGGCGGATTAAATACCCTGTATACGTAAGTAAACGCGCCCGCCGGCTGATGGGGAACAACAAAGGCTTCTGTGTATACAATGGAATTAATACGCGTGAATATGAATTTAGCACAGAGAAACATTTATATCTGTTGTATATAGGCAGGATTATCCGGAATAAGGGTGTTTTGCAAGCTATACAAGTTGCCGAAAGGACTGGTAAGACGCTGATTATTGCGGGTCCCGTGAAAGCCTCCAGATTTTTTGAGAGAGAGGTCAAGCCGCGCATCCGGAACAATCCCAATATCCATTATGTTGGACCTGTGGGCGGGAAAATGAAGCAGCAGCTAATCAAGCATGCGGAATGTGTGCTATTCCCCACATTATGGGAAGAACCCTTCGGTCTGGTCCTGGTTGAAAGTTTAGGTTGCGGGACTCCGGTGCTGGCGCTCAGAAATGGTGCGGTACCGGAAGTATTATCCGGATTTCCTAACCTGGTTTGTAATAACATAAGTGAGATGGCAGTTAAGGTCCGGCAGAAAAAATATCCTTCGCCGCACTTATTGAGAGCGTATGTTCAGAAACACTTCACCAATAAGCAGATGACTGACAGTTATTTAAGAATATACCATGAAGTTATTCAAAGAGAATCCGGTATGAAGAAATTCTAA